One Passer domesticus isolate bPasDom1 chromosome 29, bPasDom1.hap1, whole genome shotgun sequence DNA window includes the following coding sequences:
- the AP1S1 gene encoding AP-1 complex subunit sigma-1A isoform X2 — protein MMRFMLLFSRQGKLRLQKWYLATADKDKKKMVRELMQVVLARKPKMCSFLEWRDLKVVYKRYASLYFCCAIEGQDNELITLELIHRYVELLDKYFGSVCELDIIFNFEKAYFILDEFVMGGEIQDTSKKSVLKAIEQADLLQEEDESPRSVLEEMGLA, from the exons ATG atGCGGTTCATGCTGCTGTTCAGCCGCcaagggaaactgaggctgCAGAAGTGGTACCTGGCCACGGCCGACAAGGACAAGAAGAAGATGGTGCGGGAGCTGATGCAGGTGGTGCTGGCCAGGAAACCCAAAATGTGCAGTTTCCTCGAGTGGAGGGACCTCAAGGTGGTCTACAagag GTACGCCAGCCTGTACTTCTGCTGCGCCATCGAGGGCCAGGACAACGAGCTGATCACGCTGGAGCTCATCCACCGCTACGTCGAGCTGCTGGACAAGTACTTCGGCAGC GTGTGCGAGCTGGACATCATCTTCAACTTCGAGAAGGCCTACTTCATCCTGGACGAGTTCGTGATGGGCGGCGAGATCCAGGACACCTCCAAGAAGAGCGTGCTCAAGGCCATCGAGCAGGCCgacctgctgcaggag GAGGACGAATCCCCCCGGAGTGTCCTGGAGGAAATGGGGCTGGCGTAG
- the AP1S1 gene encoding AP-1 complex subunit sigma-1A isoform X1: MRGDVTPGSGGPGCRRRGAAPSDPPPTPGTPPGPPPGAPPTPPRPRPRPRPRPLRRDTARCRQGKLRLQKWYLATADKDKKKMVRELMQVVLARKPKMCSFLEWRDLKVVYKRYASLYFCCAIEGQDNELITLELIHRYVELLDKYFGSVCELDIIFNFEKAYFILDEFVMGGEIQDTSKKSVLKAIEQADLLQEEDESPRSVLEEMGLA; encoded by the exons ATGCGCGGTGACGTCACACCCGGAAGCGGCGGGCCCGGCTGCCGGAGGCGCGGAGCGGCCCCGTCCGACCCCCCCccgacccccgggacccctccgGGACCCCCTCCCGGAGCCCCCCCGACCCCCCccaggccccggccccggccccggccgcggcCTCTCCGCCGGGACACGGCGCGATG CCGCcaagggaaactgaggctgCAGAAGTGGTACCTGGCCACGGCCGACAAGGACAAGAAGAAGATGGTGCGGGAGCTGATGCAGGTGGTGCTGGCCAGGAAACCCAAAATGTGCAGTTTCCTCGAGTGGAGGGACCTCAAGGTGGTCTACAagag GTACGCCAGCCTGTACTTCTGCTGCGCCATCGAGGGCCAGGACAACGAGCTGATCACGCTGGAGCTCATCCACCGCTACGTCGAGCTGCTGGACAAGTACTTCGGCAGC GTGTGCGAGCTGGACATCATCTTCAACTTCGAGAAGGCCTACTTCATCCTGGACGAGTTCGTGATGGGCGGCGAGATCCAGGACACCTCCAAGAAGAGCGTGCTCAAGGCCATCGAGCAGGCCgacctgctgcaggag GAGGACGAATCCCCCCGGAGTGTCCTGGAGGAAATGGGGCTGGCGTAG